The segment AGAAATGGATGAATCGGAATATTCACGCTGAGTTATGTTTATTCTCGATACGGATCATGTTTCTTTGTGGTTGCGAGATCATCCCCTGGTGAAGGTAAAGGTTGCAGAATCAGCGCACAACGTTTCCTTGACAATTATTACAGTGCAAGAACTATTCAATGGCTGGGTTGGGCGGCTCAACACCACGACTGATGCAGCACTGATGATCGAGCGATACGAAAATCTTTGGCAAACCGTTGACTTTGTTCGTCAATTCCCAGTTTTGAAGTTTGATGCAGCAGCAGATGCTTGCTACGTTAAAGTCCTACGTGAAAATGCACCCCTACGCAAGAAGCGTCTGCGTCAGGATTTGAGAATTGCTGCGATCGCGCTTTCCCAAGATGCCACAGTCGTCACACGTAATCAGCGAGATTTCGGTCAAGTACCAGGATTAAGGATTGTTGATTGGTCACTTTAATGTGCAACTCTCACCGTATTTGTAAAACAGCGCATACATTCTGGTGCAAAGAAGTTATCCGAAAATATAATCTAAACTTCCGATCGCGTCATAGATTTCGTTTTAGCTCTGCAATCAACCGGAATACCGTTTAAATTAGTAGTACAAACTATCTAACTTCAAGATGACAACCGAACCTGTAGTTTCAACGGTCTTAGAAATGCGCGAGAAGTTACTGCAAGAATTACGCAGTACACTTCGTCCTGGGCAACGAGAGATTGCAGATTGGAGCGAAGGTCGGTTGGCAGTTTCCGCCGTGCCAGGAGCCGGAAAATCGACCGGAATGGCAGTTGCAGCAGCAATGACGATCGCAAAATATCAACTGCATAGTCGGCGGCAGTTAGTCGTTGTCACCTTTACGCGATCCGCCGCTGCAAATATTAAATCTAAAATTCGAGCGCATCTGAAAACGCTCAGTTTGCCCCAAGGCGGTTTCGTCGTACATACCTTACATGGATTAGCGTGGTCGATCGCTCGAAGTGCTCCTGAGCGATCGAACTTGAATCCAGACGCAGTGCTGATTACTCCAACACAAGGCAGTCGCCTGATCCGAACCAGTGTTGAGCAATGGATTGGTATGAATCCAACCTTGTATCAACGCTTGTTAGAGGGGCAGCAATTCGATGGAGAAGAGACAGAACGCTTGAGACGGCAATCTGTCTTGAGAACTGAAGTTCTGCCTGCATTAGCTGAAACCGTAATTCGAGAAGCTAAGAGTTCGGGATTGGCACCTGAGGATTTGAGAAATCAAGTGACCTCGGATGAGTATGACATTTTGGCGATCGCAGCAGGACTGTATGAGCAATATCAACTGCAATTACAGCAAAGAAATTTTATTGATTATGATGAAATGATTCTCGGCGCGTTGAGAGTCTTAGAGCATCCGAGTGTGCGATCGCGTTGGCAATCTCAAGTTTTTGCAGTGTTTGAAGATGAAGCTCAAGATTCTAGCCCGCTTCAGACTCAGTTACTAGAACTATTGGCGACTGATGCAGATTCCGATCAGCAGAATTTGATTCGAGTGGGTGATCCGAATCAAGCCATTAACTCAACCTTTACGCCTGCTGATCCGGTTTTCTTTCGAGAATTCTGTCAGGCTTGTTCTTTAGAAAATCGACTTGCGGAAATGAATCAAGCAGGTCGCAGCAGTCGCATTATTCTTGAAGCGGCTAACTATGTTTTGAAATGGGTAAATCGAACTTATGCCAAAGAAGAAACTGCACCATTTCGATCGCAGATGATTCACCCTGTTGCTGCGAATGACCCACAAGCAGATGCCAATCCCAATCCTGAAGGATTAGGCTTTGAGATTCACACGCCAGAAGATGTGCATCAAACTGTGGAATGGATTGGTAAGAGAGCGATCGCACTATTCAACCAGTTTCCACACCGCACTGCTGCTGTGTTAGTGAGAACGAACGACCAAGGGCGATTTGTGGCGAGAGAACTCACACGCTGGTTTGATGAAAAGCTTGCCATCTTTGAGGTGGGAATGCGCGATCGTCAGTCGCATATTCCGGCTGAAATGCTCTCACTTTTGCAATTTCTCGATCGACCGCATTCACCGGATAATCTCAAAGCAGCCTTATCAGTGTTTGTGCATCGTCGCATCATTCCCGCCCAAGATCTCAATGCGCTGATTGCTTTTCCTGAACAGTTTCTATATCCGGCTCCGCTTGATCCACCGCAATCTCCGCAAGTACAACAAGCTAGTCGGTTCTGTACTAGCTTGCTCCGAGCTAGATTAGAGCTACCGCTGTATCAACTCATTTCGTTTTTAGCTTATACGCTGAACTATGAGCAAACCGAATTAGCAACCGCAGATAAGCTTGCAGAACGCATCATGCAGCAAACGCGGGAGAATTCGCTGACTGCTATTTTAGAAGTACTCGCAGAGATTGTGACTTCGGAGCGATTTGAGCCAGTCGAAGCAGAAGATGACGATCGCTATGTTCGTGCCAGTCAGATTACTATCATCACAATGCACAAAGCAAAGGGGCTAGATTGGGACTATGTCTTTATGCCTTTTTTGCATGAGAATATGATTCCTGGATCGCTCTACATTCCTCCAGCAGCAAGGTTCTTGGGAGAGTATACTTTGCCGGAAGTTGCACGAGCACAAATTAGAGCGATCGTGCATCAAGAACCGATTCCTGATAATGATCAAGCTTGGGAACGTGCCGGATATCTGAAAACGGCTGAAGAGTTTCGACTGTTGTATGTTGCGATGACGCGAGCAAAACGATTGTTGTGGCTTTCCGCAGCAAAACAGGCTCCGTTTAGTTGGAGCAAGCCAGAAAATTTAGACGATCGCGCACTTTGCCCAGTCATTCCAGCTTTAAAACAGCAATTTCCGCTTTCAGTCATTGGAGAAGCGGAAGAGGACGATGTAGAGTTTTAGAGGATGTTTTACAAAGTAATCGTTGAGACACACTCACCCGCCCCGGAATGAATTCGGGGCTAGTTGAACAAAGTCCACTGAAGGGACTAACAGCCAACCAGAATGGGGTCTTCAGTCCCTTTAGTGGACTTCGCACCGTTAGCCCTGGGATTTCATTCCGGGGCGAGCTAGAACGGAGCAAGGAAACAGTTAATACTTTTAAAACACCCTCTTAGACACACAACTGCACTTCTAGCTTCAAAGTTGCTTTTTTGCCCAGTCGCGTAGCACAGTTAAAGCCTGAGCTAGCCCGATCGTATCGCTCTGCTCTAAAAACTCTAAAATTCGCTTTCCAGGTAACGTCGGAAATAATCGACTATTCGCCGTCTCCACATAGCGATCGCCTTGAAGCTGAAAAATCTGCAAATTCCCTTTCAGCACATCATCCCCAACTGTAGTCAGATAAAACCACAGTTCCGGCACACCCATCGAGGCATACATCGAAAAGCGATCGAGTTTGCCGATATTAATCGCAATTTCAACGGCCAAATCAGGAGGAGCCACACGACTCATATCCATTTCTGCTCGCTTCGTCAAGCGCACCTCGCTCAGCGAATAAGCGCCTTCCGGTTGAATCGCGCGACCCACCTCCGGAAGTGTCAGCAACACCGATCCAAGGGACTGAATTTTTAGATAGAGTTCATCTGCAATCACCAAAATCAGTGACTCGATCAAGCGATTACAGCGATCGTGTTCTTCAAGCGGGGTCATCATTTCCAGCTTGCCGCGATCGTAGGTCATCCGGGCGGTGCGCTCTGTCCCCAACTCCCCAAGCAATTCTTCAAATGCTTGCCAACTCACCCCCGATAGCGTCACTCTTTTTTCAGTGGGAGTCGGTTTTCTGCCCATAATCTCTACTCATAAGTTCACATGAAGTATCGTACTGCGTTTATTCGCCTCGCTCAGAGCGCAATATGTGGAGTTTTGTTACTAAGCAGTGCCTTGACGATCGGCTTTTTCACTCCCCGTCGCTGGAACACTGCACAATCTTGCAGCGATCACCCGTATCAAATCTATGTTGAGGGTGATGCGATGCATGTGAATTTAATAATGCCAGTTGACAACGGCGTTTATGATTGGCAAAAATTTCTGAACCTGGAACAAATTGGCAGTGATATACATGAAGATTACCGATATTTGAAAATGGGATGGGGCGATCGCATTTGGTACACAGAAGTCCCAGACTGGCAAAGCATGAACGTTTTCGATATTGCCAGAGTCTTATTTAAACCGGGAAATGCCTCTGTCATGTATGTGCAAGGCTATGCGGAGCGACCGCAAGAACTTCGATGTGTCGGAGTCGATCGAGAACAGTATCTTGCGTTTGTCAATTTCGTGCAGAACTCCTTCGATCGCGATGCTCAAGGTAAGTTAATCCATCTTAAAGATGGAGCCGCCACCACCGATGGCTTTTATGCGGCAACTGGACAGTATTCTGCATTACGAACTTGTAACAGTTGGTCAGCCGAAGCTTTAGACGCGGCAGGAATTAATACGCCGCTCTGGTCAGCCCTTGCGCCTGCGGTGATGCGGCAACTCCCGAACTAATCGACAAAAATCTACGCAATGCACCCCTATTCGCTTTATCCTACTGTTTACGGATCTAGGCTACTGAAATGCGTTTCTCAAAAATTTTAATTGCAAACCGGGGAGAAATTGCCCTACGAATCATTCGCACCTGTGAAGAGATGGGAATCTCGACGGTGGCGGTGCACTCGACCATCGATCGTAATTCTCTTCACGTTCAGTTAGCCGATGAAGCGGTCTGTATTGGCGAACCTGCCAGTAGCAAGAGCTATCTCAACATTCCCAATATTATTGCCGCAGCTCTGACGCGCAACGCCACAGCGATTCACCCTGGCTATGGATTCTTAGCCGAGAATGCTCGCTTCGCAGAAATTTGTGCGGATCACCAAATCGCGTTTATTGGGCCTTCTCCCGATTCGATTCGAGCGATGGGGGACAAATCGACTGCGAAAAAAACGATGCAGCAAGTCGGAGTGCCAACAGTTCCTGGCAGTAAGGGCTTAGTGCATAGCGAAGAAGAAGCGAGAGAGATTGCAAGATCGATCGGCTATCCGGTCATCATTAAGGCGACAGCAGGCGGCGGCGGTCGTGGTATGCGGCTGGTTCCCGACGATGATCAACTTGAAAAGCTCTTTCATGCAGCCCAAGGAGAAGCAGAAGCAGCTTTTGGCAATCCAGGGGTATATGTTGAAAAATTTGTTCAAAATCCGCGACATATTGAGTTTCAGATTTTGGCAGATAGTTATGGAAATGTGGTGCATTTGGGTGAGCGTGAATGCTCGATTCAGCGTCGTCACCAAAAACTGTTAGAAGAAGCTCCCAGTTCTGCAATTACGCCTGAGTTGCGTCAAAAAATGGGAATAGCAGCGGTTGCAGCCGCCAAGTCGATTAATTACGTCGGTGCAGGAACCGTTGAGTTTTTGCTCGATCGTTCGGGTGAGTTCTATTTCATGGAGATGAATACTCGCATTCAGGTTGAGCATCCTGTGACTGAGATGATTACAGGAACCGACTTAATTGCAGAGCAAATTCGGATCGCCCAAGGGGAAGAACTTCGCTTTACTCAAGACGATATTGAACTGCGTGGACATGCGATCGAGTGTCGAATTAATGCAGAAGATCCCGATCACAATTTCCGACCTAGCCCTGGACGCATTAGTGGATATCTTCCACCGAGTGGGCCAGGCGTGCGGATGGATTCTCACGTTTATACCGACTATGAGATTCCGCCGTATTACGATTCTTTGATTGGCAAATTGATTGTTTGGGGACACGATCGTCCGTCTGCCATTCTGCGGATGAAGCGGGCGCTGCGAGAATGTGCAGTCACAGGTTTACCAACGACAATCAACTTCCATCAACGAATTCTGGAAACCCCTGAGTTTCAGAAAGGCGATATTTACACAAATTTCGTCGATAAGGTAATGATGTCGGGAAAATAGGAACTCCTAGACAAATTACTTTGCTTGAGATGGAAGAGTTTTTGAAAGTTAGTGAAATGATTGATTGGCAGCATCCCGACGTCTTGGAATGTGCCAATCAGATCGCATTAAAATGTGAGACTCCGATCGCAATTGCAAAAGCGTGTTTTGAGTGGGTACGAGATGAAATTCGTCACAGTTATGATTACCAACTGAATCCTGTGACTTGTCGGGCATCAGATGTGCTTCAACATAAAACAGGGTATTGCTTTGCGAAAAGCCATTTGCTTGCAGCACTATTACGGGCAAACCAGATTCCAACAGGTTTCTGTTATCAGCGCTTGAGTATTGATGATCAGGGTGCGCCGTACAGCTTACACGGATTCAATGCAATCTATTTGCCTGAAATTGGTTGGTATCGGGTTGATGCAAGAGGGAACAAGGCAGGAGTTAACGCTCAATTTACTCCTCCTCAAGAGCAGTTAGCGTTCACAATTCAATTTCCTGAAGAGGCTGATTTTCCAGCAATTCTTTCAGATCCTCTTCCACTGATTGTAGATTCGTTGCATTCACAGAAAACGTGGGACGATATGCTTTGCAATCTGCCAGATATTTCATTGGAGTCTGCGAAGAGTTACGGACTGGTATAAAGACGGCATTCCATGCCAAGTGTATCGAGTAAGTTGGTGAATTCGAGAAGAGACTAGGAGCGGCTCAACTCGAGCGATCGACAAACTTTCAGCCTGCTTTTAGAATCTGCATCGCAGTTAAATTCAGTTGCGGAAAGCTTGGAGAAAGGACAATATCAGAGTCTTGAAATTGCCCGACTTCTTGATATTGCTTTCCATCTAAGCGCAATACAGTCACTACACTTCGAGCCGGATCAATGATCCAATATTCAGGGATACCACGTTCTGCGTATTCTCTTCGCTTATCGATATACTCTCTGTCATAATTTTCGCTTCCAGGTTCACCGGGCGAGACGACTTCAACGATAAGCACTGGGGCAGGCATATTTGCCGTGATTAGAGATTGATTCTGCTGGCTCAGCATCTGATCTAAGTCTTCTGTCAGAATCATCAAATCAGGGTTCCGAGCCGTTACAGATGAACTCTTAACCGCGATTTGCGTTCCTCTGGCAATTAAATCGATCGAGACAACTTGTAGAAATTGGCTCAACAGCCATAGTGCAATTTTCTCATTCAGTCTCTTTTCCGATCCCATGTTTACCAACACCCCATCCACCAACTCGTAACGGGTGTCAGTTCCATCGTCATACGCCAAATATTCCTCGATCGTGCTAAATCGAAGTTTCGCTTGTGTCATTTCAGGTAGTGCTGAAGTTCTTTCAGCTTAAAACATCATCGTCAAAATGCCTTGCTGACCCAACAGCATTTCACGCAACAGGCTGAAAATTCCGACCCAAATAATTGGCGTGATATCTACTCCGCCCAACGGTTGAATCACTTTGCGAGTCAGCGCTAAAAAAGGTTCAGTTGGAATCGCTGCCAGATTAAACGGGAACTTCTGCAATTCCACCTGCGGATACCAAGTCAAAACAATTCGAACAATAAACAGAAACGTCATCGCACCCAACGCAATGCTGAGAGAAGTAAGAGCGATCGTTGTAGCATCCATAAGTTTTCGTGCCAAATCTTTAAGCTTTGTAACTTGATCTCATTCTATCGAGAATCGACGCAAGCATTGTAGCAGTCAAGCAGTTCCTCATTCTTGAATCGAGAAATCCAGGACTTTGCGACGGTTTGCTATACAAATACATGACAAACTATTAAAATTATGATGACTTGCGTGTTGTCGATAAGGACTTGAAAGACCTATGACCCCTTCTTTAATGAACTTTCTGTTGAGCTTAGTTGCAGGACTCGTAATCGTCGTGGTTCCCGCAACTGCATTTTTGATTTTCGTTAGCCAAAAAGACAAAATTCAACGCAATTAATTAGAAACACTGGTGATTTGAACCGAACCAGTTATATTAGAGTCGAACCTCAGAACCTGGACGCTTGCGAACAGACTGAGGTTTTTGCCTATTCTAAACGTAGATTTTCGTGGAGAATTGCGGGAGAAGCCGCTAACATAGGACTATCCTTGGAGACCGGACATGGTTAATTTTCAGTTCAATTTGGCAAGTATCTCTGGGATCGTCCTGGCGGTCGGCGGGACTTCCCTGTATGCAGTTCGATCGTTTCGACCGCAAATTGCTCGTGATACCGATATTTTCTTTTCGGCAGTTGGGCTACTGTGCGGGTTGATTCTGATTTTTTACGGCTGGCGGTTTGACCCGATCATGCAGTTCGGTCAAGTCCTGCTGACGGGAGCCGCTATCTACTTTGTGTTTGAGAATTTGAGATTACGTCAAATTTCGACCGAGCAAGCAAAACGGGAAACCCCGATCGTCGATGATAGTCGTCCAGTCAGCCGGAATTATCAGGCTGAGTTTGAAGACGACTATACCGTAAGCTTTGCAGAACGCGAGCGTCGTGAGCAGCTTCGCGAAGCTCGGCGTAGAAGACCTGAGCGTGAAGAAGAGTACGAGCGTCCAGTGCGTTCGGAGCGGGCAGGTGAACCTCGTTTAGGTCCGTCAGGTCGTCGCCCGCGTCGGGATGCGTCATTTGATGAGCCTCAAGAAGATTTTACGAGCCGTCCGCCGCGTCGCAATTCTGCTAAATCTAATCGCCCGCGTCGGAGTTCTTCCTCGGTTGAAGATATCAATCAACCTGAAGACGGCGGTTATGTAGACTACCGCCCGATCGATGGAAATCGGCAAGACACTTGGTAACGATTGAATTGAACGAATTGAAAAAGGAGCGCTAGTCTAGCGCTCCTTTTTTTATCTAGATTCTGTATCTAGAGATTAAAAGCCTAACCAGGTAAAAAAGTCTTGACGGGTGACAAATTGTAGAATCAACAATGCCACAAATCCAATCATGGCAAAACGTCCATTCATTAACTCGGCATAAGGTGTCCAACCCAATGCAGGTTGATTCTCGGTTTCTTGTTCCACAGTTTCCTGGGATTCAGGGGCACTTTCAGTCATCAAATCGTTCCGAAAACTCAACGTTTTGATTGTGCCTCAAATGCCTGCACAGATTCAATCAGCGATCGTACAGTCTTCACGCCTTCAGACGGCTCGAATCCCATCGGCAGCTTGCGCTTCGTCAGCATTCTCACGCCCAATGGAGCCAGACTAATCAACCCACCTAAATCGCGAAAATTATTGGCAACCACCTGCAACCCAAATTGACGCTCATCAATCCAACCGCCCTTTTTCACCAAATCGATTAAAGTTCTGCGGTGACGAATTGAGCGCGTCACTTCGGTCGTTTTACGCGCGAGAATTTCTTGCTTAATCTTGCCAATTTGATCCATCGGAGCAACCTCCATTGGACAAACCGCATTGCAGTAATAACAGCGAGTACAGCCCCAAACTCCATCGGTCGATTGGTTGTATTTATCCAAGCGATCGTCGCTGCGATCGTCACGCGAATCTTCCACCATCCGATAAGCTTTCGCGAGCGCATGAGGCCCGACAAAATTCGGATTCACCTCGCGCGCATTACATTCGGAATAGCAGGCTCCGCACATAATACAATTGCCCGTCTGATTGAGCTTGTCACGCTCTTCTGGAGATTGCAAAAATTCGCGTTCTGGAATTTGGCGAGATGCAGTACTGACATAGGGATCAACCGCCTTCAAATTTGCCCAGAAGCTGGACATATCCACAACCAAATCTTTGATCACAGGCATATTTCCCATCGGTGCGATCGTAATTTCTGGAATCTCAGCATCGGGGGCAAATCTCGCTACCTCACTGCCCACATTTTCCTTACAAGCTAATGCCGAGCGTCCATTAATTCGCATCGAACAACTGCCACAAATTGTATTGCGGCAATTTTTACGATAGGCAAGTGTGCCATCTTGCTCCCACTTAATTCGATTCAGGCAGTCGAGAATCGTAGTTCCGGGTTCTACCTCTAATGAATACGATTCCACACGCGAGGCAGCATTTTGATCCTGTCGGACAATCTTAAAAACAACTTGCATACACTCTCAGAGTACGGCTGATCCAGAAGCATAGTTTAACACTGTTGTTTCAAGCTAGGCGATCGATGTAAACTCCTGAAATAAAAGCGATCGTCTTCATTAAATCGAGCTTAAACTTTCGATTCAAATTCATAATTGTGATCACAATTCTTGATTCGAGCACGGATTTTTTCTGACATTCAGAGTCATAGATTCTACTTCATCAAGCAATGTAAAAAGGCATTCTTAGAAATGTATCCGGATGGAATTGCAAGATTTAATCAAAAATATTGATAGTGTGGCAAATTATTCAAAGTGACTGTTCAAAAATAGGCGTTTAGAGATATATTTTATTAAGTCAAACATTCAAACATTGACGCTCAAGAACCATTTCAGAATTCGTTAGGGAAATCCTGTAGCAGATGAGTGAACCTGCAACCACCCCATTAACAGGGAAGGCATTACTTCAAAAAGTAAAAGAACTGTCCCATCTGCCTCGTCGAGAAACGGCTAAGCGATGTGGCTATTACACTGTCACGAAGAACAACCAAACTCGTGTCAATTTGACTGATTTTTATGATGCTTTATTGGTTGCGAAAGGGCTACCTCTCGACCCAGAAGGCACAAAAGATGGACGGGGACGTGAACCGACTTATCGCGTCAGTGTTCATCAAAATGGGCAAATTGTGATCGGCGCAGCTTATACAAAAGCGATGGGTTTAAAGCCGGGAGACGAGTTTGAAATTAAGCTGGGTTACAAGCATATCCATCTGATTCAACTCGATAGCGACAAAGCGAGTAAAAATGGCGCAGTGGACACCGCTGAAGAAGATTAGTTCGCTTTCTAAATAAATATCAGTTGAGTTTGATAATGAATTTTCCTATCTCGATCGCGTTGGATTCGTTTGTTAAGAGTCTCTCACAAGCGCCTCCTCTGATTCAGATAGGATTCTTTTTTTTGGCATGGTTCCTGTTATGGCTACCGCTCGCGATTCCGATCGCAATTGCCATGAAGTGGAGACCATTTGAACCGCTACAATCGTCACAGAAATTACCGCTTGTCGCCTCACTTTACGGAATTGCTCCACTCGTTTTATGGGGAGTTTCACGGGTAAAAGAGCGGGATTTCCCGACATTTGGAGTGAGTTGGGATTTGCATCTTTTCAGTTCCAGTGCGATCGGGTTGGGGATTGGTGCGATCGGAATTTTAATTCTGTTTGGCGTGCAAACTGCGATCGGTTGGTTGCATTGGAACCTGGAGAATTGGAAGCAATGGCTCGCGGCATGTTTGCCGACGTTAGTATTAGGGATTTGGATTGGATTTACGGAAGAATGGGTGTTTCGCGGGTTCTGTTTTGGAGAATTTGCGTCTGATTTTTGGAGCGCCGCGATTGTTTCTAGCGTCATTTTTTCGGCACTGCATTTGATTTGGGAGGGTCGTGCCCAGATTCCACAATTGCCAGGGTTGGCATTAATGGGTGTGGTTTTATGTTTGGCGTTTGTGCAAGATCAAAATAGTATTGGACTCCCTTGGGGACTGCATGCGGGCTGGGTCTGGATGATTGCGAGCCTGGATACTGCAAAGATTTTGAGGTACGAAGCGACTGCACCAGAATGGGGAACGGGCATCGATCGCAAACCCTTAGCAGGATTATTAGGGTTAGTATTTTTGTTGGCAATGGGAATTTTGGTAACGAGATCGTTCACGTAATCTCAAACCGCAGAACATCTCAAGCTGCAAAAAAATCGGAGTTTTTACAAGCTCCGATTTCTTGCTTTCTGTGAAATTTCTCAAAAATTTCTTAAGTATGCAGTTTGACAGAAGGCGGAACCTTGTCATTTTTTGGCATTGGAACCCCTCGTCTTGCTGCTTCTACAAATCGACTTACCCGAATCGGATCAATTGAATTCTCTCGTTTCCCTTGCCGTTTCAGTGAACTCGAGACAATCACCCCATCGGCAACCTGCATCATCTGAGGCACATTTTCCCAATCTGCTCCACTGCCGACAAAAACAGGCGTGCCCTGAGCCGCATCTCGCGCTAACTCTAGATCTTCTAAGTTAGGCGGATCACCCGTTGCCCAACCGGAAAGAATCACGGCATCTGCCAAACCACGCTCGATCGTGTCTTGCACTGCGACCGTGAGATTCGTCGAACTCAAGGGGCGCGCATGTTTCACCAACACATCGGCAAAAATTTTCACATCACTGCCCAATTCGCGCCGATAGCGCATCAACTCATGGGCGCGACCTTCAATCAAACCTTGATCGGTCGCCATGATGCCTGTCCAGACATTCACGCGAATGAACTGAGCCTGTGTACAAGACGCGATCGCTAACGCACTTTGAGCATCATTTCTCAAAACATTAATGCCGATCGGTAACGCGACCATCTGCATCAACCGCTGAATAATCACCGTCATCGCGCTGACAACAGCGGGATCAACGTGATCTTTCGGGAACGGTGCGTCAAAGAAATTTTCAA is part of the Leptolyngbya boryana PCC 6306 genome and harbors:
- a CDS encoding succinate dehydrogenase/fumarate reductase iron-sulfur subunit — its product is MQVVFKIVRQDQNAASRVESYSLEVEPGTTILDCLNRIKWEQDGTLAYRKNCRNTICGSCSMRINGRSALACKENVGSEVARFAPDAEIPEITIAPMGNMPVIKDLVVDMSSFWANLKAVDPYVSTASRQIPEREFLQSPEERDKLNQTGNCIMCGACYSECNAREVNPNFVGPHALAKAYRMVEDSRDDRSDDRLDKYNQSTDGVWGCTRCYYCNAVCPMEVAPMDQIGKIKQEILARKTTEVTRSIRHRRTLIDLVKKGGWIDERQFGLQVVANNFRDLGGLISLAPLGVRMLTKRKLPMGFEPSEGVKTVRSLIESVQAFEAQSKR
- the btpA gene encoding photosystem I biogenesis protein BtpA, yielding MDLKQIFKTPNPIIGVVHLLPLPTSPRWGGSLKTVIDRAEQEATALAAGGVDGIIVENFFDAPFPKDHVDPAVVSAMTVIIQRLMQMVALPIGINVLRNDAQSALAIASCTQAQFIRVNVWTGIMATDQGLIEGRAHELMRYRRELGSDVKIFADVLVKHARPLSSTNLTVAVQDTIERGLADAVILSGWATGDPPNLEDLELARDAAQGTPVFVGSGADWENVPQMMQVADGVIVSSSLKRQGKRENSIDPIRVSRFVEAARRGVPMPKNDKVPPSVKLHT
- a CDS encoding AbrB family transcriptional regulator, with amino-acid sequence MSEPATTPLTGKALLQKVKELSHLPRRETAKRCGYYTVTKNNQTRVNLTDFYDALLVAKGLPLDPEGTKDGRGREPTYRVSVHQNGQIVIGAAYTKAMGLKPGDEFEIKLGYKHIHLIQLDSDKASKNGAVDTAEED
- a CDS encoding CPBP family intramembrane glutamic endopeptidase, with product MNFPISIALDSFVKSLSQAPPLIQIGFFFLAWFLLWLPLAIPIAIAMKWRPFEPLQSSQKLPLVASLYGIAPLVLWGVSRVKERDFPTFGVSWDLHLFSSSAIGLGIGAIGILILFGVQTAIGWLHWNLENWKQWLAACLPTLVLGIWIGFTEEWVFRGFCFGEFASDFWSAAIVSSVIFSALHLIWEGRAQIPQLPGLALMGVVLCLAFVQDQNSIGLPWGLHAGWVWMIASLDTAKILRYEATAPEWGTGIDRKPLAGLLGLVFLLAMGILVTRSFT